The Candidatus Hydrogenedentota bacterium genomic sequence CCCTGGCCGTCGCCCACGACGACGATGGCGCTGAAGCTGAACCGCCGGCCGCCTTTTACCACTTTGGCGACGCGGTAAATCTTCACCACGTGTTCAATGAGTTCGTTTTCCTGCCCCTCGCGTTCGCGTGTGCGCCTGGGGGCGCGGGGTTCCGCCGATGCTGGTCCCGTATTCAACGTGCATTCTCCTAGAATTGCAGGCCGGCTTCGCGCGCCGCCTCGGCCAATGCCTTGACGCGGCCATGATACAGCCGCCCGCCACGATCAAAACACACTCTCTGGATGCCCTCCGCCACCGCTTTCTCGCCGAGGGCCTTGCCAACTTCCTTCGCGCCGGCGACGTTGCCTCCGGGAACCTTGAGCGCGAGCGAGGAAACCGTCGTCAGCACGC encodes the following:
- a CDS encoding 50S ribosomal protein L18, whose product is MARKSRKVKLLERRKSRVRKDIFGSPDRPRLRVTRTLKHIYAQIIDDSRGRVLTTVSSLALKVPGGNVAGAKEVGKALGEKAVAEGIQRVCFDRGGRLYHGRVKALAEAAREAGLQF